A region of the Centropristis striata isolate RG_2023a ecotype Rhode Island chromosome 20, C.striata_1.0, whole genome shotgun sequence genome:
ATACAGCTCAGTTCCCTCCTATTCAAACACTGCGGtgaataaaacacaatgcagggaagaagaaaaagaaagagacggacagcaggaggaggacaagaAGACCAAATGACCGGAGAGACCGAGAGAAAGCAAGAAAAAgaccaacaatatatttaaaatcgCACCAAAGATCAAGAAAACGTTGTTGTTGTTCCTGTTGACGCTTTTCGAGTTGTTTGATTTCGGCGCGGGTTAATGACGTCAATCGAAGGAGGAAGCGCGGAGGTTTGGTAGTTGTAGTTTTATACACTTTTGGCCTGAAATCTCCCTCCAACGTCTTGTTTGGTTGTGTGAGAGGTGAAATAAGGCAGAAAGCACACCGTAACTATGTAATTTGTGAAAAACACTGGCTTTGGCCCCTATAATAAGTGGTCAATAAGAGAAACAATATTTTgcctactaataataataatttgcctTGATTAGCCAGAAGAATGCCAGCATCAATATCTTTATTAAGATTTTTTAATAAAGATGTTTaattaagacttttttaaacgttttttatTCATGCtatgacacattttatttatatctgttCAAACGTTGATAACAATCTGTTTAACTATCAAGTAgtgttattttataattatttactcatttacattttgtttttatattgctgtaattgtttgttttcctggttTAACAAAGTAAAGCACTTTCTGACTTTGTTTAGAAGAGTGCTGAATActacttttttattgttgttattgttattataaagtACTAGTACAGTGCCTGTatgaagtatgtattcgtacattacatgccacaacatttgcaactccataaaacacttacttttcataaggtacgcaaaccatccagcacatacacattgaacattggtattcgctggaaacttttcgaatattattggaaaatcaaaccttgtagcgcactttcaatcaggtaggctaaatagacttacagatgagacgaatcaggcgtggaaatccagagtgaattgggttactgaccaggtgtaggcctatcacacaatagggtggagctcccctaaaaagCCTCCGATCGTAAACAGTGCAAAAtggtaaataatgatatttttgaaaaaattaattgaaaaatcttcaaaatcgaggatgcacacctttgtgccagcgagatatgccctagacatacacacacacacacacacacacacacacacacttcttgctttatagatagatctTGATATAATTGTAAccaatgtaaattattttaaaaaatccatatACACTTCTgtcttataaaaataaaaataaaaataaaaaaaagatcaccAAGATCACTGCAACACATGGTTCACACAACAACTTAAACTTTACAGGCAAGCCAGTGCAGGAAAGTATTTTTGTGTGATATGGAGACTTCAAACCACAGCGAGGGAAAATACTTCACCATTCATTTCTGATTCAAAAGAAActttgatgtatttttgttcAGGACAAAACATGGAATCAGTAAGCCACTGGGAACTGTGAGGAATCTGCAGCTGGCTTGAAACACCTATATAAAAAGCAGGCTATGTTGTACTGTAACGTAATACAGTTTTTGTCAACTACATGAATTTTATgtatagaaaaaaattattaaggACAAACAAAGCCAACATTTGAGTGCAAAGATCTCCCTGttgctccctccctctcagATCCTGTGGTGAAGCATCGGCCATCACCCACCAGCCGCCAACTGGACGACCAGGAGGTGAGGCCCCTCCACCAGCGCAGCACAGCGCCACCCAGAGGCCTGGTGCAGACTGATAGCCCCAACTTCCTCTGCAGCAGCCTGCCGCCGCACTGGAGGTGTAACAAGACCCTGCCAAGAGCTTTTACTGTGAGCTATCTATCTaattatctgtctgtctgtctgtctgtctgtctaggTTGGCTTCAGTTCACATAATGtcgaaggtcaaaggtcatttaATAAATTTGAGACATTTTGCCTTGAGTGTATCCTACCAGACAGGCAAGTTTTCTGAGACTCGGGTGAAGGCCTTGTCCTTTTTTATGTCCAGGTGGTTGCCCTGGGCAACGACGTGCCAGACGGCGTGGTGGTCACAGTGATGGCTGGCAATGACATCAACAGCAGCGCCGAGCTACGCAACGCCACAGCGACCATGAAGCAAGGCTACGCCCACTTTAATGATCTCCGCTTCATAGGCCGCAGCGGGAGAGGTAGATGGACAGATACACTAAACAACAGTTACagtaatatatgtaatatttaacattcaagGTGACACACAAGCAGTTGGAATAAGTCACATTGGAGGATCAACACATGACAATCCATATCTAGAATATtatcctcacctcctcctcattcATTGATTTCcagctttttacattttaattatctttCTCTTGCAGTAATtagacattttctttattttgtctcaTCATCTTTGCTCCAGTATAATGGGTTTTGCCTTGTAAGTCAGATAATTAATTCTAAAGTTAGAAGAATAAACAGAAAGAAGCCTGAAAGAAGACAGggatacattttctattcaagCAGTGGCCAATCAAGGACTACCCGTCTGTTTATGACCCAAAACCCAAAATTTATCTCAGAGGGCTTTACAGTCATTCTTTGCAACATATGACTATATTGTAGTGGCTAAGTCATTAAAAAGCCAACATGTTTTCATCATAGTTGAGCATACAGAGCatccttttttttcccatatGGCAACCTCTATTCCTAGATTTCAACATCCCTGAGACAAAATTGATATTTGACTTTAAAGAGCCCGTTTTCAATCACCGTAACATGTCATCCATTGTaactttgttgctgttgttgtcttaaattatttttaaaacctgtaaaactCTCCTATACAGGCTCAAATTGTAAAtgcgtttgtttttttcaggcaAGAGTTTCACACTTTCCATCAACGTGCTCACCTCGCCGCCTCAGATCGCCACCGTGCACAGAGCCATAAAAGTCACAGTGGATGGACAGAGACTACCGAGACGTCAGTACAAACCGGAGAAAAATAACGTGATGGTGTAATCCAAAGCTTTCAGTTTGAAATAGCttcttctgtgtctctttgctgACAGGACAGAGGCAGAAGGAGGTGAAGTCAGGAGTGTTCAGGTCACCGATCAGCAGCACAGCATCGTCAGGTCagtgtatatttagtttaaaatccTGCCTTATCATGTTTACTAATGTAACTTTAAATATGACCTATGAtgaatatatgtgtatatatatatatatatatatatatatatatatatatatatatatcaatcagactttatttgtatagcacttttcatacaagcgacatgcaacacaaagcgctttacataaaaaagaaaggagaaaataatgataataaaaagataacaaaacatagaaacaaacaccctccgcccattCACAACCCTCCACCTtcatcccacccatcctattaaaaacaaagcacaaactgaggaactgaggaagcgccatctcaacatggagcagtgaggaaacactggaggcaggttagaaataaattagataaaggacaaagtaagataaaataaaataagataaaaagatatgtataatagtaataaaaaataaaaaagtaaaagtcagtaatgacaatggaaagtatatatatatatatatatatatatatatatatatatataaaataaaataaaataaaataaaataaatataataaaataaaaagctagataaaaaagataaaacaataaataaataattaagataactagagcatgataatatatatagagagagatagactaataaatagtagcaaataaataaataaataaaagagaagatgtaataacactaagatgcatgagcagaaaaatctctaaaaatggttcaggtaaaagccaagttaaaaagataagtcttaagtttgctcttaaaaatatgaacagtctctgatgccctcaggtcttcaggaaggctgttccacaaacgtggaccacagtgagaaaacgaCGCCTCACCGTGGGTTTTAGTTCTAATAACACTTTTGGTACTATTAAAAGGCCACTttcagaagacctgagggtcctcgagggttcataggataaaagtaaatcagataaataggctggactaagaccatttagagatttataaaccagtaaaagaatcttaaaatctaATCTGAAACGCACAGGTAGccaatgcagagactttaaaaTAGGTGTAATATGAGATCTTTTTCTGGTCTTTGTCAACAGACGAGCAGCTGAATTTTGTAATAACTGTAATCGATCTAATTTTTTGTTAGGTAGACCAGAAAGTAGAGCATTACAATAGTCAATTCTACAGGtaataaaagcatgcatcaaTGTCTCTGTATTGGCTTGAGAGAGAAACGGTCGTACTTTGCCAATGTTCTTAAGATGATAAAAGGCCGTTTTAGTAATATTTTAATATGGGGCTCAAAGCTAAGAT
Encoded here:
- the LOC131993255 gene encoding runt-related transcription factor 3-like, yielding MASNSLFSSSSPMLYWDPVVKHRPSPTSRQLDDQEVRPLHQRSTAPPRGLVQTDSPNFLCSSLPPHWRCNKTLPRAFTVVALGNDVPDGVVVTVMAGNDINSSAELRNATATMKQGYAHFNDLRFIGRSGRGKSFTLSINVLTSPPQIATVHRAIKVTVDGQRLPRRQRQKEVKSGVFRSPISSTASSDCRSFSSSLWANEPSFLQVTSLASSFTPSPRMHHLPPFSYSNQPTPYSSYMSSPALPPPPPMSHSGPFQPANFYYGPNHSLQTTGEDRNVVTALSNYIEGACLSLRGEEPVWRPY